A portion of the Calothrix sp. 336/3 genome contains these proteins:
- a CDS encoding sugar transferase: protein MTSKSLPLVDLKADLRSAPKTRVRRGLLIKILRVLTLFFLDTVAIVAAWNLAVLYGTPFDAAWTERPQFIILVIALELGVMLARGLYKPGGDRRNFLGLIKALSLSEIFLLLITFIYEPHSHISRSTFLLFWLFSLLFVCTGRYIFDVSTKIIRKRGAICYPVCLITDDVNQDVHLRFLQKENCYKVLHIDNPKCLDRSNREQTFEYLRSQGIVEAFVSWSAIKNRLYVCWNFQTNGINLRILPPESEINYPKSILGMADEVHCMAIPAPIIAGGDFWVKRCFDLVCGLVLLFLLSPVYVAIAILIKLDSPGPVFFQQNRVGLHSKNFKIWKFRTMVSNAEKLQASLEAKNEIKDGVLFKLKDDPRITKVGKFLRRYSLDELPQIFNVLLGEMSLVGPRPLPTRDVERFDSAHFIRQEVLPGITGLWQVSGRSNIDNFEDAVKLDIQYIENWSLLLDMKILLKTVQVVLHKTGAY, encoded by the coding sequence ATGACATCGAAATCATTACCATTAGTTGATTTAAAAGCTGATTTGAGGTCAGCGCCAAAAACAAGGGTACGTAGAGGATTACTGATTAAAATTCTGCGAGTATTGACTCTATTTTTCTTAGATACAGTTGCTATTGTTGCGGCTTGGAATTTAGCTGTATTGTATGGAACTCCCTTTGATGCTGCTTGGACAGAAAGACCTCAATTTATCATCCTAGTTATTGCGTTGGAATTAGGCGTAATGCTGGCGAGGGGACTCTACAAACCTGGTGGTGATAGGCGGAATTTCCTAGGGTTAATTAAGGCGCTTTCCCTTTCAGAAATTTTTCTTCTACTTATTACCTTCATTTATGAACCCCATAGCCATATATCACGTTCTACGTTCCTACTATTTTGGCTATTTTCTCTCTTGTTTGTATGCACTGGGCGATATATATTTGATGTCTCTACAAAGATAATTCGCAAAAGAGGAGCAATTTGCTATCCAGTTTGTTTGATTACAGATGATGTTAATCAAGATGTTCATCTGAGATTTCTTCAGAAAGAGAATTGCTATAAAGTACTGCACATAGATAATCCAAAATGTTTGGATAGAAGTAACCGAGAGCAAACTTTTGAATATCTACGTAGCCAGGGAATTGTTGAAGCTTTTGTTTCTTGGAGTGCTATCAAAAATCGTCTGTATGTTTGCTGGAATTTCCAAACCAATGGAATTAATTTACGCATCTTGCCACCGGAAAGTGAAATTAACTATCCGAAATCAATATTGGGAATGGCGGATGAAGTACATTGTATGGCGATTCCTGCACCAATAATTGCTGGTGGAGACTTTTGGGTAAAGCGGTGTTTTGACCTAGTTTGCGGATTAGTTTTACTATTCTTGTTATCACCTGTTTATGTGGCGATCGCCATCCTGATCAAACTAGATTCTCCGGGACCAGTATTTTTTCAACAAAATCGCGTTGGTTTACATTCCAAAAATTTTAAAATCTGGAAATTCCGCACTATGGTATCAAATGCGGAGAAGTTACAAGCATCCTTAGAAGCTAAAAATGAAATCAAAGATGGTGTACTTTTCAAATTAAAGGATGACCCCAGAATTACCAAAGTTGGTAAATTCCTCCGTCGGTATAGTCTAGATGAATTACCACAAATCTTTAATGTTTTATTAGGAGAAATGAGTCTGGTTGGTCCCCGTCCCCTACCCACACGAGATGTGGAAAGATTTGATTCCGCACATTTTATCCGTCAAGAAGTATTACCGGGAATTACGGGATTATGGCAAGTCTCTGGTCGCTCTAATATCGATAATTTTGAAGATGCTGTGAAATTAGATATCCAATATATTGAGAATTGGTCATTGTTGTTGGATATGAAAATTCTACTGAAGACTGTACAAGTTGTTTTGCATAAAACAGGTGCATATTAG
- a CDS encoding WecB/TagA/CpsF family glycosyltransferase: protein MKVITDARDYLQHRYILGMRVDATSYQDATERIIDWAKAGKRGYVCAANVHMTMEVYDHPLFKQVVNNADLVTPDGVPLVWALNALGVKNASRVYGPNLTLDVCEAAAKHGVPIGLYGGTPESLSAFTSFLSQRFPNIQIVCKIAPPFRGLSFEEDEVYTQQIVDSGAKILFVGIGCPKQELWMAAHKQRISAVMLGVGAAFDFHSGRVKQAPNWMQKRGLEWLFRLIMEPKRLWKRYFKHNPRFVLFFLMQWLMQQGKSLKLGGRR, encoded by the coding sequence ATGAAAGTAATTACTGATGCAAGAGATTACTTGCAACACCGATATATCTTAGGTATGCGGGTAGATGCTACTAGCTATCAAGATGCTACAGAGCGCATTATTGATTGGGCAAAGGCAGGTAAAAGAGGTTATGTCTGCGCTGCCAATGTTCACATGACTATGGAAGTCTATGATCATCCTCTGTTTAAACAGGTAGTAAATAATGCTGACTTAGTGACACCGGATGGTGTACCTTTGGTTTGGGCATTGAATGCTTTAGGTGTGAAAAATGCTTCCCGTGTCTATGGTCCCAACCTGACTTTGGATGTTTGCGAAGCTGCTGCAAAGCATGGTGTACCGATTGGATTGTATGGTGGCACACCGGAAAGTCTCAGTGCATTTACGAGTTTTTTATCTCAGCGTTTTCCGAATATCCAAATTGTTTGTAAGATTGCCCCACCCTTTCGAGGATTAAGCTTTGAGGAGGATGAGGTTTATACGCAGCAAATAGTGGATTCTGGGGCAAAAATTTTGTTTGTGGGTATTGGCTGTCCGAAACAGGAGTTGTGGATGGCAGCACATAAACAGAGGATTTCTGCGGTGATGTTGGGTGTGGGTGCTGCTTTTGACTTCCATTCTGGTCGTGTGAAGCAAGCACCGAATTGGATGCAAAAAAGAGGCTTGGAATGGCTGTTTCGGTTGATAATGGAGCCAAAACGACTGTGGAAGCGTTATTTTAAGCATAATCCCCGGTTTGTTCTCTTTTTTCTCATGCAGTGGCTAATGCAACAAGGTAAAAGCCTGAAGCTAGGAGGGAGAAGGTAA
- a CDS encoding endo-1,4-beta-xylanase, whose amino-acid sequence MPRFMVKIFQVFALAIISFGLSIFSWILFSGNLDTSFHKSIASDIILNPPSIAIPQTLFGMHIKNLQRAPKILENIGCLRVFVPWLEIEEKNNQWNFSTLDNYVELAQESGLEVLFVFNDTPKWAAARPYEVSEFPEHPGAGSEPKDMQEWRDYVRTIATRYQGKIQSYQVWNEANNIKDYSGSIEKLVEMAKNAYEVLKSVDPKIQVVSPGPLVGFELKGNEKYLSLGGMDWLDNYFAQGGAKYTDVVGPHFYNNDLNPEGRLLLVNQVKTIMQKYGLQDKPLWDTESNFGNYNNPKLETEEINGYIARSHILYWASGVSRFYWYAWDLDSFDGEDSLRILEADNLNLSSTGDVYKRVGNLLVGNQLEFCKNDVNQIWICKLTNNVSDKWMVWNSKDNFSFKVPQDWEINSIVSLSGQKTQLPADRMMTVGQSPLFFE is encoded by the coding sequence ATGCCTAGATTTATGGTAAAAATATTCCAAGTTTTTGCATTAGCAATTATCTCATTTGGGTTATCAATATTTTCCTGGATTCTCTTTTCTGGGAACTTAGATACTTCGTTTCATAAGTCCATAGCCTCCGATATAATACTAAATCCTCCCAGTATTGCTATTCCCCAGACACTCTTTGGCATGCATATCAAAAATCTGCAAAGAGCACCAAAGATATTGGAAAATATCGGTTGCTTACGTGTTTTTGTTCCTTGGCTTGAGATAGAAGAAAAGAACAATCAATGGAATTTTTCTACCTTGGATAATTACGTAGAACTGGCTCAAGAATCTGGACTTGAAGTACTTTTTGTCTTTAATGATACTCCAAAATGGGCTGCTGCCAGACCATATGAAGTATCAGAGTTTCCGGAACATCCAGGAGCCGGTTCAGAGCCGAAAGATATGCAGGAATGGCGAGATTATGTCAGAACCATAGCAACTCGTTATCAAGGTAAAATTCAGAGTTATCAGGTTTGGAATGAAGCTAATAATATTAAAGATTATAGTGGGTCAATAGAAAAGTTAGTTGAAATGGCAAAGAATGCCTACGAAGTTTTAAAAAGTGTTGACCCTAAAATTCAAGTCGTTTCTCCTGGTCCTCTGGTAGGCTTTGAGCTAAAAGGTAATGAGAAATACCTTTCCCTGGGAGGAATGGATTGGTTAGACAATTATTTTGCCCAAGGAGGAGCAAAGTATACTGATGTAGTTGGTCCACATTTTTATAATAATGACCTGAATCCAGAAGGAAGGTTATTATTGGTAAATCAAGTTAAGACCATAATGCAAAAATATGGTTTACAAGATAAGCCTTTGTGGGATACAGAAAGCAATTTTGGAAATTATAATAATCCGAAATTAGAGACAGAAGAGATTAACGGCTACATTGCCCGTAGCCATATTCTTTATTGGGCTTCCGGGGTGAGTAGGTTTTATTGGTATGCTTGGGATCTCGATTCTTTTGATGGTGAGGACTCATTACGCATACTGGAAGCAGATAATCTTAATCTCTCGTCAACGGGTGATGTTTACAAGCGAGTGGGTAATTTATTAGTCGGGAACCAATTAGAATTTTGCAAAAATGACGTGAATCAAATTTGGATTTGCAAGTTAACAAATAATGTATCTGATAAATGGATGGTATGGAATTCTAAAGATAATTTTTCTTTTAAAGTTCCACAGGATTGGGAGATAAATTCCATTGTCTCTCTTTCTGGTCAGAAGACTCAATTACCAGCAGATAGAATGATGACAGTGGGGCAGTCTCCGTTGTTTTTTGAGTAG